cagaatagggaaATTCGTTGAGATGGGAAGTAGAATAATGGTCTCCAGGGGTTGTGGGGAAAGAGAATGTGGAATAACTACTCACGGGTATGGGATTTTCTTTTGGGTGATTAGAATGTTTTGGAATTAGGTAGTGGTAATGGTTTTACAACCCTGTTCTAAAACCCACCAGATTATGCActttaatatggtgaattatgtagtatataaattatctttcaataaataaatgccatCATAATAAGTAGTATTTGTGCTCAGTTGATCATGGCACTGTTACTGTGCTATGTAGATTAACTTGAGAGACATAGACATAGGTAATTTAATAGCAAGacataatataaatttttttaaagtcagattcATTATAATCTAATACATACACTCTAAAATTCTtatcattaaatttaaattatttatcctCTTGATGTTATAATTATTTCAGAAACACATCTCACACTtacctttaaaaggaaaaagtacaaTAATAATGGACACTTAAGGGAAATTCTTTACATTGACTATTCATGACTAATacaattaaaactaaaatctgaGAAGTTAAGCAGGATTGTTGGATGCAATAAGCACTATTTGAACTTTTTACATAAACTCTTATTTGTATaacattttattcatgtttttaaaaatctataaatagataatatgactatttataaaaaatttttttcaggtcAAGCAAATAAAATAGCCAAAGAAGCTGCTAACAGATGGACTGGTATGTATTATAATGGTACTGATAAGCTATAGTTAAGCTTTTTCCACACTTACTGTGATATATGAAATGCAGAACTTTTGTGCCTAGTTTTGTTCAAGAAAAGACCTTTCTAGAAGTGTATgtattaagttttgttttttgtttttttaagatcttgtttGTTGGGgctcctagatggctcagtcagttaaacatctgcattaggttcaggccatgatcccagggtcctgctcagcctgcttctccctcttccactctccctgtttgttttccttctcttgctatctctctctctctgtcaaataaataaataaaatctttagaaaaataaaaaaataaagactttgtttatttttagagaaagagtgcacacaagtatgagcagggggagggacaaagggagagagagagaatctcgagcagactctgcactgagcatgatatagggttcaatcccatgatGCTGGATTCATGACCTTAGCCAATACTGAGTTATACATTTAATTGAgtgagccattcaggcatccctgtattgAGTTTTTATTAACTCATTATATTAAATCATTTTAGTTActtaagtttgttggttttttttttttaagattttatttatttatttgacagacaggtcacaagtaggcagagaggcagacagagagatgggaggaagcaggctccctgctgagcagagagcctgatgtggggctcaatggcaggacttgagatcatgacctgagccgaaggcagaggctttaacccaccaagccacccaggcacccctacttaagtttattttttttttaaatcgtacTGTGAGTCATTTTGTATGtaaaatacaatgtatttttgTAAAACCAATGACTGCTTACAGTTTAACTTCTGTGTAATTTTTCCTAGATAAGTCACTTGGGCTAATTACTTAAGCTTTATGATTTTAGTATAAGATAAAACTTCAGGAATTTCATGAATTCTAaagatttgtcttctttttcataataataatagctaacatttgttgagGGCTGGACTATAAGTCAGACATCACAAAGAGTACCTGTGGTGCATTCTCATTTTATCTCTGCAACAATCTTGTGAGTTAAATAGGATTATCATCCCTAATTTTAGCAATGGAACTGAGGCCATTGAGAGCCCATGGCGACAATGTTAGATACATAGAAAATGAACAGGAATTAGAATCCAGCTtttctgatcccagagtccaagCTCTTACCATTACATGATATTGTCTTCTCTGTATACCTGCTTTCATATAAATACTTCATTAATCCATTTGCCAATGGATATACACTCTGGTCTACACAGGAAATGTTCTAAGAAACGAGAattaggggcgccagggtggctcagtgggttgagccgctgccttcggctcgggtcatgatctcagggtcctgggatcgagtcccgcatcgggctctctgctcagcggggggcctgcttccctctctctctctctgcctgcctctccgtctacttgtgatttctctctgtcaaataaataaataaaatctttaaaaaaaataaaaataaaaaaaaagaaacgagaATTAATAAGGTATTTTCCCCTGTGTCTTAAAGCATAGAAGATAATTAATAAGGATTGTTATCAAATATATACAGGTATGATCAGTATTGTTAAAACATGTCTACAAATTACACTGACGTTTTTCTAGTGTTCTAAAGTAATGGTAATTCAACTTTTACCATCCTGGTAAGAGTCCATAATACCTTCACATGTACCACTCATCATCAATTCTGTTTATCTGGGAGAGTATGGGTAAAACTGTATTGATACAGAGACGCAGAAAATTTTAAGTGATGCCTTGAGTCAAAGGTGATTAGTCACTGGATGTACAAAGGTTCGAGCCAAGTTTCCTGACTCTGTGTTGAGGTTTCTGTATGTCACACAACATTCCTGAATCCCGTGTCCCTGTCTATTTTAGAATTAAGTAGGTTGATAAAATAATTGTAATTGTCTTTTTGTTCCAATAAATTTGCAATCTTATTTATTACAAAGTAAtacatttcataaatattctaATGTTTTAATGATGAGAACAGACGAAGGTAAAAACAGTAAGCTAATAttgactaaaagagaaaaatgagatgtGTGTCCAATaactataattaaataataaatacaatgatATCAATAGAAAATTTGAGAAATACAAAACTTTGAGCAAGGAAGACAAGTGGACTCATaggttaaaaataagacaaagtggCAGGCGCCATGGCACCCGTGAAAAAGCTCGTGGTGAAGGGGGgcaaaaaaaagaagcaagttcTGAAGTTTACCCTTGATTGCACCCACCCTATAGAAGATGGAATCATGGATGCGGCCAATTTTGAGCAGTTTCTTCAGGAGAGAATCAAAGTGAATGGAAAAACTGGAAATCTTGGTGGAGGGGTGGTAACCATTGAAAGGAGCAAAAGCAAGATCACTGTAACTTCCGAGGTGCCTTTTTccaaaagatatttgaaatatcTGACCAAAAAGTACTTGAAGAAGAATAACCTCTGTGACTGGCTGTGCGTGGTGGCCAACAGCAAGAAGAGCTACGAGCTACGCTAACTTCCAGGTCAACCAGgacgacgaggaggaggaggacaaggatTAGAAGTCCTGTGTCTGGGATATTTTgtataatctttaaataaaatctaggaatcacaaaaaaaaaaaaaaagacaaagtgatTTCCTGCAATAGCTCTCTGGAAAGCAGCTCAGTAAGCAGTAGGAACAAGCAGCCTTTGTATATGGTGAGAAGAACTTCGCTTTGAAAGGAATGCGGATTGTGTGCTTTAGTTGCTGTATCACTTACTGAACTTCCCTGAAGCTGCTTCCTCCATGTAGATTATATCTACCTTACATTttgggagaattaaataaaacagtTTGTAAGCCCTTTCACACAATGTTGGATACATAGATAAACAAATACTCCCCTTTCCcgttcttctcttaaaaaatccTTTCATGTTTTCCACTTGATCATAAATGTCCAGTTatggaaaaaagaataatttgaacTTTTCCCCCTTATGTTATTAGTTGAGAAAGAACCTGAAACTGTTAAAATCATATAGGAAGGAAGATGTTTTTAGCACAGCAGAAACAGCTGTTGGGAGCCATATTTCCATTTGAAGTTACAACTTGATCCTTCCAATTTAAAAGTGTTAAGAAAAGCATggagtttaaaaacaaattacacCTCAGAAAACCAACCTgtcttcaaaacaaaaagaaaacattgataaTACTTGTAACCagagattttatctacttattagTTAAAGTTTTGCCTTCTTTTTATctaaaagttttcttaaaatgtgtttaGAATGGAAGATAGTTACTGTTCAGTAATTCATTATTTCAGTTTTACAAAATGAGAGATGATCTTAGGGTATAAATATAACTGGAAATATCACATCTAAATGATTTATGGCATtaaatacacctttttttttttttaagattctatttattcatctgacagacagagaggtacgcagagaggcaggcagagagaggggaagggaagcaggctccctgcctagcatggagccagatgccagatccaggatgctgggatcatgacctgagccgaaggcagaggccttaacccactgagccacccgggcgccccttaAATACACCTTAAGTGTGATTTAACAACTTATATAAAATCTGGCAAAATAATGAAGATAGTGGAGTTTTTATGACTTTCTGTGAGAGGCATCTTCGTGAATGAGGAGGGGGATAGGTGTTGTGAGGTCCTAAACACAGATTCACGTTTATGATTTTACCCAtctttatttctgtgtatatcCTGGGGATGCCACCATGGAAATAAGCAGAAATCCTACTACTCTTAAGGCtgtttctttaaaggaaaaaaaaaccaacaacaactattttttatccatttataaaaatttccacataataggaaaattttatttgacagggaataAATCATCAAGATCGCAGGTAACATTGTCTTGAAGGCAGACATCCAGCAAGCCGAGACAGGTTTAGTCAGTCTTTTTGAGTTGGTCCATGAAGCATTGTTGTGGATAGGCCTTTGTTTggtcttctgttcattttaatatttggAGATTTaattgcttctcagccttttggcaaAGATCAAGTGTAATCTTTGgatgtttataataaaatggtTCCTTGCATTCATGTGAACCAGCAACTCCTTCCTGCTAAGCCTGTAACCTTACTGTGCTGCCTTAGTTTTATCTCTCCTAATCCAGGTTTGAAGTCTGTTCCTTCATGCTTCCTACAGTGTTGCATCTGTTCTCATTTGCTGGCAGTCTTTCTGTGCTCTTGGAGCCTGTTCTGGAAGCTATACACATATGGAGCCTGTTCTGGAAGCTATACGCAtaatactttctctttttaacatACATAACCCTTTGGAATTATCTAGTAATAAGTTAATGTTTCTCTCTCGACTCTTGTGTCAGCTTGAAGGTGTAGTCTGTCTACCTTATAGGTACCTGTAATAACTTCATACCCATCTCACGCAGCAGTGGGCCCCGTGTAAGTATTTAACTGTGACTGACAAGAATGTATGGTTATGTAGGCTCTAGGAAAACGGAACAAATCATTCTGGAGTGCCTCATGTTAATAGTGGTCTCTCATAGGTCCCCAGGAACACTAAAGATTTGCTTTAAATTGTTAcataaagattcattttttaacatCTGCTGATATTCCATTAcagcttaattttaaaaactgggaaTCTTTTGTTAACATTCTATTTGATGGAGTAGTAGTCACTTGAGAAACAAACTTCATCCCAAACATGTAATTATTATTCGTTACTTGGAATTAAATTTCCTAAAATGATATATGTAAAGGTGATCAAACTTTAGTCTGTTAAAGGTAACAAATTACCCTTAATTTTTTAAGGGTAACATAATAAAATAGACATAGTTCAGAGATATTttaggtttggttccagaccactgcagtaaagtgaatattgcaataaagtgagtcaaatcaATTTTTTGCTTCCCAGTACAGGTAAAAGTTGTGTTTTtactatactgtagtctattaagtatacaatagcattatgtctaaataAGTAAGGcacatacattaatttaaaaataatttattgccaGAAAGCATTAActatctgagctttcagtgagttgtaatctttttgctggtggagggtcttgcttcCAGGCTGACGGCTGCTGACTGACCAGGGTGGTGGCTGCTGAAGGTCACGATGGCtgtagcaatttcttaaaataagacaacaaaaagtttGCCACATTGATTGACTCTTCCATTCACAAACAATTTCTCTGTAGCGTGTGATGCTGTTTGTTAGCATTTTATCCACCGTAgaactttcaaaattggagtccaTTCTCTCAAACCCTGCCCCTGCTTTAACAACTAAGTTTATGTAACGCTGTAAATTCTTTGTCGGTCATTTCAAccatcttcacagcatcttcaccaggaggagatttcatctcaagaaaccgctttctttgctcatccatgaGAAGCACCTCCTCATACCTTCAACTTTTAACCTGATATTGCAGCATTTCAGTCCCATTCAGGCTCCACCTTGAATTTTAGTTCTCTCGTTGTTCCCACCAGATCTGCAGTTACTTCTTCCACTGAAGCCTTGAACTTCTCAAAGTCATCCTTTAGAGTTGGAACCCACTTCCACCACACTTGTTAATGTTGATATTCAGACCTCTTCTCATAAATCATGAATGTTCCTAAtagcatctagaatggtgaatgctttccagaaagtttttaatttactttgctCACATTCATCAGAGGAATCATTCACTATCTATGGCAACTATAGCTCTATGCAGTGTATTTCTTAAGAAGATTTGAAAGTCAAAAATACTCTGATCCATGGGCcacagaatggatgttgtgtgagagcacaggcagagtcgATCCTTCAGGTCTTAATTTGAACAGAGTCCTTCagggattttcagaatggtaaatgagcattggTTTCAAGTAAAAGTCACCAGCTGTTTTTgcccctaacaagagagtcagcctgCTCTTTGAAGCCATGAAGCCCAGCTCTGACTTCTCCTCtttagctatgaaagtcctagatggtgTCATCTTTCAGTAGAAAGCTGTTTCATCTATATTGAAAATCTGCTGTTCAGTGTAtgatcttagctagatcttctggagaacctgctgcagcttctccatcagcatGTGCTGCTTCTTCCTGCATTTTAATGTTATGAAGATGGCATCTTTCCTTACCTCATGACCCAGCCTCTGCTGGCTTCCAGCTCTTCCTTCTGCAACCTCTCCAACTCTCACTTCTCAGCCTTCAGAGTACTGAGGAGACTTAGGGCCTtcctctggattaggctttggtttaagggaatgttgtggctggtttgatcttctatccagactactccaatttctccatatcagcaatgaggctgtttcactttcttatcatttgtgtgttcactggagtagcacttgtCATTTCTGTCATGAACTCTTCCTTTGCATGTACAACTGGACTGCCTGGCACTAGGGGCCTAGTTTTCAgcttgtttggcttttttttttttttaaatgaaagaatataattttaatattatttttatcaagTGTATCAATAAGGATGGGAAGGTATCATTTGCAAGCTTAGAACCCATTCAGAAGGTTatattctaggtttttttttttccctcttccttttttttttttccccaatttatttattttcagaaaaacagtattcattcttacctgatttcaagctttattacaaagctgtgatcaccaagacagcatggtactggcataaaaacagacacatagaccagtggaacagagtagagagccctgatatggaccctcaactctatggtcaattaatcttcgacaaaacaggaaaaaatatacagtggaaaaaagacagtctcttcaataaatggtgctgggaaaactggacagctatatgtagaagaatgaaactcgaccattctcttacaccgtacacaaagatcaactcaaaatggataaaagacctcaacgtgagacaggaatctatcagaatcttagaggagaacataggcagtaatctctttgatatcagccacagcaacttctttcaagatacgtctccaaaggcaaaggaaacaaaagcgaaaataaacttctgggacttcatcaaaatcaaaagcttctgcacagcaaaggaaacagtcaaaaaaaacaaagaggcaacccacagaatgggagaagatatttgcaaatgacagtacagacaaaaggttgatatccaggatctataatgaactcctcaaactcaacccacacgaaacagacaaacacatcaaaaaatgggcagaagatatgaacagacacttctccaatcaagaaatacaaatggctatcagacacatgaaaaaatgctcatcatcattagccctcagggagattcaaattaaaaccacattgagatatcaccttacaccagttagaatggccacaattaacaaaacaggaaacaacatgtgttggagaggatgtggagaaaggggaaccctcttacactgttggtgggaatgcaagttggtgcagcctctttggagaacagtgtggagattcctcaagaaattaaaaatagagcttccctatgaccctgcaattgcactcctgggtatttaccccaaagatacagatgtcgtgaaaagaagggccatctgtaccccaatgtttatagcagcaatggccacagtcgccaaactatggaaagaaccaagatgcccttcaacggatgaatggataaggaagatgtggtccatatacactatggagtattatgcctccatcagaaaggacgaatatccaacttttgtagcaacatggacgggactggaagagattatgctgagtgaaataactcaagcagagagagtcaattatcatatggtttcactcatttgtggagcataaccaatagcatggaggacaaggggcgttagagaggagtagggaattggggtaaattggaaggggaggtgaaccatgagagactatggactctgaaaaacagtctgaggggtttgaagtggcaggggggtgggaggttggggtaccaggtggtgggtattatagagggcacagcttgcatggagcactgggtgtggtgaaaaaataataatgaatactgcttgtttggcttttgacatgccttcctcaccAAGCTTAATCATTTTTAGCTGTTGATTTAAAGTGAAGGAAATGCAATGCTTCCTATCCCTTGAATACTTAGAGGCCGATGTAGGGTTTATTCATTGGCTTAATctcaatattgttgtgtctcaggaaatagggaggcctgaggagaAGTACAGAGATTGGAGAACAGCCAGTTGGTGGAACAGACACACAAAACATTGATTGATTAAGTACGCTATTGATTGATTAAGTACGCTATCTTATATAGGTGCAGTTTATGGTGctccaaaacaattacaatagtaacatcaaagatcaatGCTCATAGATCACcagaacaaatataataatattaatgaaaGAGTTTCAAGTATgtgaaaattaccaaaatgtggcATAAATatatgaagtgagcaaatgctattaGAAAAATGGTGCTATTAGACTTTCTCTATACatggttgccacaaaccttcaatatATAAAAACTGCACTATCTTTGAAGTACAATAAAGTGAAGTACAATACATGAGATTAGATAGttatattctttttactttttcttttattacattgGAATAAAGATTTAACTATAAGTCTTTGTAcacaatttattttgtttccttgagaTAAATCCTTGTAGGTAGATACAATACCTCTTCTGTggcaaaatgcatttttaattcccCTCAGAGGACACGAAAGATACCTCTGCTCCTATCTTAGTCTTAAAATAGGAGAACTACCTTCTattctcctctccccttctcctcacaCTGACCTGATTATCTGGGAACCATCATTATCTGTGGGGCGAGGAAAAAGTCTAGAGAGAATGTGTACCCTTTGGGAACAGGAGCAATTTAATTCCTGAGCCTCTGCTGTGGAAATGGTGGTAGAAATACCATTGTTATCCTTTCCCTGTTTTTGGATTATTCCTAAATTGAGTATTCTTTAATGGCAGCTAATCTGctgcatttttaaatatgcaatctcattgctgaaaattaaaagaattttaaagaattaaaattattaaagaatataaatttaattaaagaatattccttcttcagaaatgaattgcctttacttttgaaaataaagcaCACTTCCTATGTTGACACTTCTGAAGGTAATAGAAGtaacaaaaaagaatattatatttaacatgttttatgattgtgtttttaattcttaaaaat
The DNA window shown above is from Neovison vison isolate M4711 chromosome 11, ASM_NN_V1, whole genome shotgun sequence and carries:
- the LOC122889466 gene encoding 60S ribosomal protein L22-like, producing MAPVKKLVVKGGKKKKQVLKFTLDCTHPIEDGIMDAANFEQFLQERIKVNGKTGNLGGGVVTIERSKSKITVTSEVPFSKRYLKYLTKKYLKKNNLCDWLCVVANSKKSYELR